The proteins below come from a single Nostoc sp. KVJ3 genomic window:
- a CDS encoding glycosyltransferase family 4 protein — translation MKLCIVTHKIKKGDGQGRVNYEVANEAIRRGHQLTLLASEVAPELENNSQVNCIKIPVKHYPTEFLRNFIFAQKSADWLRKHRSEIDLVKVNGAINLAAADVNAVHFVHSSWLRSPVHISRNRRDLYGLYQWLFTAFNARWEKQAFQKAQVVVAVSEKVAQELVNIGVPRSRIRVIINGVDLEEFAPGESDACGGLRLRQKLGLPENVTLALFAGDIRTPRKNLDTVLHALVKVPDLHLVVVGHTQNSPFPQLAASLGLNERVHFVGFRRDIPAIMQAVDLFVFPSRYEACSLVLLEALSSGLPVITATATGGGELVTPECGIVLSDSDDSDALALALLTLVSSSALIQQMGKAARSVAEKHSWTTMAQTYVDLFEELSKNAEHRSDTNLSPSTRPITLPFGATGAN, via the coding sequence ATGAAACTTTGTATTGTTACTCATAAAATAAAAAAAGGTGATGGACAGGGACGGGTAAACTATGAGGTTGCTAATGAAGCAATTCGTCGTGGTCATCAACTGACGTTATTGGCTAGTGAAGTCGCACCAGAATTAGAAAATAATAGTCAAGTTAATTGCATTAAAATTCCAGTCAAACACTATCCAACAGAATTTTTACGTAATTTCATATTTGCCCAAAAAAGTGCAGATTGGTTGCGGAAACATCGCTCTGAGATTGATCTAGTTAAAGTCAATGGCGCAATTAATCTGGCTGCGGCTGATGTGAATGCTGTACATTTTGTCCATAGTTCATGGTTGCGATCGCCTGTTCATATTTCTCGCAATCGCCGCGATTTATATGGTTTGTACCAATGGCTATTTACGGCTTTTAATGCCCGTTGGGAAAAACAGGCTTTCCAAAAGGCACAGGTTGTTGTGGCTGTATCTGAAAAAGTAGCGCAGGAATTAGTTAACATTGGTGTGCCGCGTTCTCGCATTCGCGTAATTATCAATGGCGTTGATTTAGAAGAGTTTGCCCCTGGTGAAAGCGATGCCTGCGGCGGGCTACGCCTACGCCAAAAGTTAGGTTTACCGGAAAACGTCACCCTAGCATTATTCGCCGGAGACATCCGCACACCCAGAAAGAATTTAGATACAGTACTACATGCCTTGGTGAAAGTTCCCGATTTACATCTGGTAGTAGTGGGACACACTCAAAATAGCCCTTTTCCACAGTTAGCAGCATCTTTGGGGTTAAATGAGCGCGTGCATTTTGTAGGATTTCGCCGTGATATCCCTGCAATTATGCAAGCAGTAGATTTATTTGTTTTTCCTTCCCGATACGAAGCTTGCAGCCTCGTATTGTTAGAAGCACTTTCTTCAGGACTGCCAGTAATTACTGCCACAGCCACCGGGGGCGGAGAGTTGGTAACACCAGAATGTGGCATCGTTTTATCCGACTCAGATGATAGTGATGCTTTGGCTTTGGCGTTGCTGACTTTGGTGAGTAGTTCCGCCCTCATCCAACAGATGGGCAAAGCTGCTCGTTCAGTGGCAGAAAAACATAGCTGGACTACTATGGCACAAACTTATGTGGATCTATTCGAGGAGTTAAGCAAGAATGCGGAACACCGTTCTGATACCAACTTATCGCCGTCCACAAGACCTATCACGCTGCCTTTTGGCGCTACAGGAGCAAATTAA
- a CDS encoding glycosyltransferase family 4 protein gives MKAIIVMPLAEQRGGGEMMLWDLVQQGRNAGVEWLIIFLEDGPMVEQVKSLGIDARVVESGRLRQIHRFIGAVFRIAAIARRERADIIVNWMWITHISGGLAAMLAGLPAVWYQLEVPSNKTWLVRLATLIPAQAIITLSQDGKQAQAEIWPHRPTPLVYPGVALDRFEPDALPTPEEARRKLGLPLHCPLIGIVGRLQRWKGMHVLVQAMPKILQKYPDAHCVVVGGKHDLEADYEDFLKAEIIKLGLKEQVIMAGLQRNIPEWVQAMDVFVHASDKEPFGIVIIEAMALGKPVIAGDAGGPTEIITDGMNGLLTPYGDADKLAIAILRYLDEQEFAQSAGIAARQRALDFSTQNYAQNFISAIRSAIPSVS, from the coding sequence ATGAAAGCAATTATTGTAATGCCACTAGCCGAGCAACGAGGCGGCGGTGAAATGATGCTTTGGGATTTGGTGCAACAAGGACGCAATGCTGGTGTCGAGTGGCTGATAATATTTTTAGAAGACGGCCCGATGGTCGAACAAGTCAAGTCTCTCGGTATTGATGCGCGAGTTGTGGAAAGTGGACGTTTACGCCAAATCCACCGTTTTATTGGCGCTGTTTTTCGGATAGCTGCGATCGCACGCCGCGAACGTGCAGATATAATTGTCAATTGGATGTGGATTACGCATATATCTGGAGGTTTGGCGGCCATGCTAGCGGGTTTACCTGCTGTGTGGTATCAACTAGAAGTGCCTAGTAATAAAACTTGGTTGGTGCGACTCGCCACTTTAATCCCAGCACAAGCAATTATCACCCTTTCCCAAGATGGCAAGCAAGCACAAGCAGAGATTTGGCCGCACAGACCAACACCTTTGGTTTATCCTGGTGTAGCACTAGACCGATTTGAGCCTGATGCTTTACCAACTCCTGAAGAAGCACGGCGAAAACTCGGTTTACCCTTACACTGCCCGTTGATTGGAATTGTGGGACGATTGCAACGATGGAAAGGAATGCACGTATTGGTGCAAGCGATGCCGAAAATTTTACAGAAGTATCCTGATGCTCATTGTGTAGTGGTTGGCGGGAAGCACGATTTGGAAGCGGATTATGAGGACTTTTTAAAAGCCGAAATCATAAAATTGGGCTTGAAAGAGCAAGTAATTATGGCTGGACTACAGCGTAATATCCCGGAGTGGGTACAGGCGATGGATGTATTCGTTCATGCTTCGGATAAGGAACCCTTTGGAATTGTGATTATTGAGGCGATGGCGTTGGGTAAACCTGTGATTGCTGGCGATGCAGGCGGCCCGACAGAGATTATTACCGATGGGATGAATGGACTATTAACACCTTACGGCGATGCGGATAAATTAGCGATCGCAATTCTCCGCTATCTTGACGAGCAAGAATTTGCCCAAAGTGCAGGAATAGCTGCTAGACAACGCGCCTTAGATTTCTCGACGCAGAATTATGCTCAGAATTTTATTAGTGCAATTCGTTCTGCAATACCAAGTGTTTCCTAG
- a CDS encoding glycosyltransferase family 2 protein, translating into MLSYQECQQPLVSVIIPTYNRPDYLKQAIASAIKQTYQNIEIIVSDNCSPENPQALVASFGDSRIRFWRHQQNVGMLANQQHGFKMAQGKYIASLHDDDIWNEDFLAKLVPPLEENSELILAFCDQYIIDKNSIINNIGTEENTRGYKRDKLAKGIHQPFYKIGLIDKSIPTAASCVIRNKFVDWDSIPSEVGGMWDLYLTYLCCISGYGAYYYPERLTQYRAHEQTDTMLSGSRDVQAKIRKAKSEMFCYQVFMEDARLQQFRKYFQQKWLEANTTLGIGLLRSEQIAVARPYFWRALTKQKFSARTLVALSLSFTPQFLANKLIEMSK; encoded by the coding sequence ATGTTATCTTATCAAGAATGTCAACAACCTTTAGTTAGCGTTATTATCCCCACATATAATCGACCAGATTATCTTAAGCAAGCGATCGCTAGTGCGATTAAACAAACTTATCAGAATATCGAAATTATTGTTTCAGATAATTGCAGTCCAGAAAATCCTCAAGCACTTGTGGCATCTTTTGGTGATTCACGCATCAGATTTTGGCGACATCAGCAAAATGTAGGTATGCTTGCTAATCAGCAGCATGGCTTCAAGATGGCACAAGGTAAATATATTGCTAGTCTTCATGATGATGATATCTGGAATGAAGATTTTCTAGCAAAGCTTGTACCACCACTAGAAGAAAATTCTGAGTTAATTCTTGCTTTTTGCGACCAATATATTATAGACAAAAATAGTATTATTAATAATATTGGAACTGAGGAAAATACACGCGGTTATAAGCGAGATAAATTAGCAAAAGGAATTCATCAACCTTTCTATAAAATAGGGCTAATAGATAAAAGTATACCCACTGCTGCATCTTGTGTAATTCGGAATAAATTTGTTGATTGGGATAGTATTCCTTCGGAAGTTGGGGGAATGTGGGATTTATATTTAACTTATCTCTGCTGTATATCTGGTTATGGCGCTTACTATTATCCAGAAAGACTAACGCAATATCGCGCCCATGAGCAAACTGATACTATGCTTAGTGGTAGTCGAGATGTACAGGCAAAAATCCGCAAAGCTAAAAGCGAAATGTTTTGTTATCAAGTCTTTATGGAAGACGCTCGTCTACAGCAATTTAGAAAGTATTTTCAACAGAAATGGTTAGAAGCTAATACAACTTTGGGGATTGGTTTACTACGAAGTGAACAGATAGCAGTGGCACGTCCTTATTTTTGGCGGGCGTTGACTAAACAAAAATTTAGTGCGCGGACTTTAGTAGCACTAAGTCTTAGTTTTACACCGCAATTTTTGGCAAATAAATTAATAGAAATGTCGAAATAG
- a CDS encoding glycosyltransferase family 4 protein, with amino-acid sequence MLNSINDAKQNDKQFHRGIFEEDLIYQCSNFDVGEGGGVETYLASLFEHRPPEVSDRVIKSLKDVDQSQFKLLHIHSPDMLLQLTGECPTVFSVHNHSLYCPSGTKYLAGQRTICDRNFSYLGCTWGKLADKCGSRRPLRTLKELQTTHQFLDVLKKVKITFVANSEYVRQELIKNGVPPEQIVTLHCGISVPQITTAPLSLEIHQNHRILFVGRIVSDKGLEWLLKTLIHTNPQIKLDIAGEGWERPRLEKLANTLGLSNRITWHGWCDADKINKLYKQCFAVIFPSVWPEPAGLVTLEAYSNYRPVIGSAVGGIPEHLRDGETGILVPGNDIQKLADAIHNLDENYQKSRQMGEQGHALLMKEFTMAAHVNHLQTIYAKTIAEFPFKLQKVYSISQAK; translated from the coding sequence ATGCTTAACTCAATCAATGATGCCAAGCAAAATGATAAACAATTTCACAGAGGAATTTTTGAAGAAGACCTGATTTATCAATGCTCCAATTTTGATGTAGGTGAGGGTGGAGGTGTTGAAACTTATTTAGCTTCTCTGTTTGAACATCGACCACCCGAAGTTAGCGATCGCGTGATAAAATCGCTCAAGGATGTTGACCAAAGTCAATTTAAGCTGCTGCACATCCACAGCCCAGATATGCTATTGCAGCTTACGGGCGAATGTCCTACGGTTTTCAGCGTTCATAATCACTCATTATACTGTCCTAGTGGCACAAAGTACTTAGCAGGGCAACGGACAATCTGCGATCGCAACTTCTCTTACTTAGGTTGTACTTGGGGTAAACTAGCAGATAAATGCGGTAGCCGTAGACCGTTAAGAACTCTGAAAGAACTTCAAACTACTCATCAGTTTTTAGATGTATTAAAAAAGGTAAAAATTACTTTTGTTGCTAATAGCGAATATGTGCGGCAAGAGTTGATTAAAAATGGTGTACCCCCAGAGCAAATTGTCACACTACATTGTGGCATTTCTGTACCACAAATAACAACCGCACCCCTGAGTTTAGAAATTCACCAAAATCATAGAATTTTGTTTGTTGGTCGCATTGTTTCTGATAAAGGTTTAGAATGGCTGCTCAAAACCTTAATACATACAAATCCGCAAATTAAACTGGATATTGCCGGTGAAGGCTGGGAACGACCACGGTTAGAAAAGTTAGCAAACACCCTCGGATTAAGTAATCGGATTACTTGGCATGGTTGGTGCGATGCTGACAAAATAAATAAACTTTATAAACAGTGTTTTGCAGTCATTTTCCCTAGTGTCTGGCCTGAACCTGCCGGTCTTGTAACTCTGGAAGCATACTCTAATTATCGACCTGTAATTGGTAGTGCAGTCGGAGGTATCCCAGAACATTTACGAGATGGAGAAACAGGTATTTTGGTTCCAGGTAATGATATTCAAAAGCTGGCTGACGCTATTCATAATTTGGATGAAAATTATCAAAAAAGCCGACAGATGGGCGAACAAGGTCATGCTTTATTGATGAAGGAATTTACAATGGCGGCTCATGTAAATCATCTGCAAACAATTTATGCAAAAACGATAGCAGAATTTCCTTTTAAACTGCAAAAAGTATACAGCATCTCTCAAGCTAAATAG
- a CDS encoding O-antigen ligase domain-containing protein, translating to MNSKQILFNSFSQENYSPQERSLQGWMAIAGFILLTVVCYFAGATAALRLIYPVTALAVAVFLYLRHPILYISFTWWIWFLTPLATRLVDYKVGWDATRQMLIAPYLVVFVTIATFLRHFPRASRQGGLPFVMAFIGVFYGFLVGLIYNPPIPVARGLMDWLSPVIFAFHLFINWRDYPSYRQNFQRTFLWCVLILGTYGVYQFVVAPEWDRYWLIQSKLFMSSGNPVPFGMRVWSTLHSVGPFGSVMQAGLLLLFTSSGSLIFPASAVGYLSFLLTQARTNWGGWLFGIIIIMGSVKARIQMRLITIIVVMAICVVPLTTIQPISGVVAARLQTFSNIQDDTSFKDRSGSYDKNLGLALSNALGNGLGNIWKVNEKTGQIEVVVIDSGILDMFFTLGWFGAIFYMGGLILLIISVSSYGEGRFDSFISAARAIGISSATQLVIGSGMLSVAGMILWGFLAMAMAGHKYYSNPKNS from the coding sequence ATGAATTCTAAGCAGATACTTTTCAATAGTTTTTCACAAGAAAACTATTCTCCCCAAGAGCGATCGCTACAGGGGTGGATGGCGATCGCAGGTTTTATACTACTAACTGTAGTTTGCTATTTTGCTGGTGCTACTGCTGCATTACGTCTAATTTACCCGGTGACGGCTTTAGCAGTAGCCGTGTTTTTATACTTGCGGCATCCCATTCTCTACATTAGCTTTACCTGGTGGATTTGGTTTCTCACACCCTTAGCTACCCGCTTAGTTGACTATAAGGTAGGCTGGGATGCTACCCGTCAAATGCTTATAGCACCATACTTAGTGGTGTTTGTAACTATAGCAACATTCTTGCGACATTTTCCCCGTGCCTCTCGTCAAGGGGGTTTGCCGTTTGTTATGGCTTTTATCGGAGTCTTTTATGGGTTTCTCGTCGGTCTGATTTACAACCCACCAATTCCTGTAGCACGCGGATTAATGGATTGGCTCAGTCCGGTGATTTTTGCTTTTCACTTATTTATAAATTGGCGAGATTATCCCAGTTATCGCCAGAACTTTCAGCGAACATTTCTCTGGTGTGTATTAATTTTAGGAACTTATGGTGTATATCAATTTGTAGTAGCTCCTGAATGGGATAGGTATTGGCTCATCCAATCAAAACTATTCATGAGTTCTGGAAACCCTGTGCCTTTCGGGATGCGCGTGTGGAGTACATTGCACTCTGTCGGCCCCTTTGGTTCGGTTATGCAAGCTGGGTTATTGTTGTTATTTACCAGTTCGGGAAGTTTAATTTTTCCGGCTTCAGCCGTTGGTTATTTGTCTTTCTTGTTGACACAAGCGCGGACTAATTGGGGAGGCTGGTTATTTGGAATAATTATAATTATGGGTTCAGTTAAAGCCAGAATTCAAATGCGCTTAATCACCATAATTGTAGTGATGGCAATTTGTGTTGTGCCATTGACAACTATCCAGCCAATTTCTGGAGTTGTAGCAGCTAGATTACAAACTTTTTCTAATATTCAAGACGATACCAGTTTTAAAGATAGATCGGGAAGTTATGACAAAAACCTTGGTTTAGCCCTTTCTAATGCTTTAGGGAACGGCTTAGGAAATATTTGGAAAGTCAACGAAAAAACTGGTCAAATTGAAGTGGTGGTTATTGATAGTGGCATTTTAGATATGTTTTTCACCCTTGGTTGGTTTGGAGCAATTTTTTATATGGGTGGATTAATCTTGTTAATTATTAGTGTTAGCAGTTATGGTGAAGGACGTTTTGATAGTTTTATCAGTGCGGCTCGTGCTATTGGTATCAGTTCTGCTACACAGCTAGTTATTGGTAGCGGGATGTTGAGCGTAGCAGGGATGATTCTTTGGGGATTTTTAGCTATGGCTATGGCAGGACATAAATACTATAGCAATCCCAAGAATTCATAA
- a CDS encoding Uma2 family endonuclease, producing MTIAQELDSQQGIPQDVIFPPGDLYSDEPPLETELHLRQIILLLTCLEWLWRDRNDFYAAGNLTIYYSPHQRKSEYFRGPDFFVVFGTQRKTRKSWVVWEEDGKYPNLILEILSDSTAKTDKGLKKEIYQDTFRTPDYFWFDPYTLEFAGFHLVDGKYQPLQLNKQGHLWSQQLGLYLGIHEGLLRFFTPDRQLVPTPEERAEETEQRLEHVEQKAQRLAAKLQELNIDPDTI from the coding sequence ATGACCATAGCTCAAGAATTAGATTCTCAACAAGGCATCCCTCAAGATGTTATTTTTCCCCCTGGTGATTTATATAGTGATGAACCTCCTTTGGAAACTGAATTACATTTACGGCAAATAATTTTACTTTTAACATGTCTAGAATGGCTGTGGCGAGATAGAAATGATTTCTATGCAGCGGGAAACCTGACTATATACTACAGTCCACACCAACGCAAATCAGAATACTTTCGAGGCCCAGACTTTTTTGTAGTGTTCGGAACCCAACGGAAAACCCGTAAAAGTTGGGTAGTTTGGGAAGAAGATGGTAAATATCCGAATTTAATTCTGGAAATTTTGTCAGACTCAACAGCGAAGACAGACAAAGGTTTAAAAAAAGAAATTTATCAAGATACTTTCCGAACCCCTGATTATTTTTGGTTTGATCCATACACATTAGAATTCGCAGGATTTCATTTAGTAGATGGAAAATATCAACCTCTGCAACTAAATAAACAAGGACATTTATGGAGTCAACAGTTAGGGTTATATCTAGGAATTCATGAAGGACTATTGCGGTTTTTTACACCAGATAGACAATTAGTACCAACACCTGAAGAAAGAGCCGAAGAGACAGAACAAAGATTAGAACATGTAGAACAAAAGGCACAACGTTTGGCAGCAAAATTGCAAGAGTTAAATATTGACCCAGATACAATTTAG
- a CDS encoding glycosyltransferase family 2 protein has product MRNTVLIPTYRRPQDLSRCLLALQEQIKPVDQVIVVVRDTDAETWQFLAQLNAPNLPLHTVKVTQPGVVAALNAGLAAVEGDIVSITDDDAAPHPDWLERIAAYFTSDSRLGGLGGRDWVYHGSKLEDESRSVVGQLQWFGRVIGNHHLGVGEPREVDVLKGVNMSFRKEAIGQLRFDERMRGTGAQVHFEMAFTLSLKRAGWKIIYDPNVAVDHYPAQRFDEDQRNNFNEIAFINLVHNETLVLLEHLPFIRRIIFLFWAVFVGTCDSLGLVQWLRFLPSQGQLAGKKLLASWRGRWQGYKQFVIGH; this is encoded by the coding sequence ATGCGGAACACCGTTCTGATACCAACTTATCGCCGTCCACAAGACCTATCACGCTGCCTTTTGGCGCTACAGGAGCAAATTAAACCCGTCGATCAGGTGATAGTAGTTGTCCGCGATACGGATGCAGAAACTTGGCAATTTCTGGCGCAATTGAACGCGCCCAATCTGCCACTGCATACTGTGAAAGTGACACAACCGGGTGTAGTAGCGGCTCTCAATGCCGGATTAGCAGCAGTGGAGGGCGATATTGTCTCCATTACTGATGATGATGCTGCACCTCACCCAGATTGGTTAGAGCGCATCGCCGCTTACTTTACCTCAGATAGTCGCCTTGGCGGTCTGGGTGGACGTGATTGGGTATATCACGGCAGCAAATTAGAAGATGAATCCCGCTCAGTAGTGGGACAGTTGCAATGGTTTGGGCGAGTCATTGGCAACCATCATCTGGGAGTGGGAGAACCGCGTGAGGTGGATGTTCTCAAGGGCGTAAACATGAGTTTTCGTAAAGAGGCCATCGGGCAATTGCGCTTTGACGAACGGATGCGGGGTACTGGAGCGCAGGTACATTTTGAAATGGCATTTACTCTGTCATTAAAGCGGGCTGGTTGGAAGATAATTTACGATCCTAATGTTGCTGTAGATCATTATCCTGCACAACGTTTTGATGAAGATCAGCGAAATAACTTTAACGAGATTGCTTTTATTAATTTAGTTCATAATGAAACCTTAGTTTTACTAGAGCATTTGCCATTTATCCGCCGGATTATATTTTTATTCTGGGCAGTATTTGTAGGTACATGCGATAGCTTGGGCTTAGTACAATGGCTGAGATTTTTACCTAGCCAAGGACAGTTGGCAGGGAAAAAATTACTAGCATCTTGGCGTGGACGTTGGCAAGGATATAAACAATTTGTCATTGGTCATTAG